From the Pirellulales bacterium genome, the window GCAATGCGTTGAACATCGCGTGCAAAGTCGTCGCGATAACGAGAGCGGCAAATGGCAAGGTGCGCACGGTCGGCATCGAGCTGGACTCCACGGTGAGGGAATTTCGGCGTGAGGTGTCTTAGCAGTCGCAGGGGACGCGGTTGCGTTGCTGAGCCCTGTTGGTGGGCCTATTATGGCAGGGCGAACACGGGTCGGGGACAATTGCTTAAATAACTGCGTCCCGCCCGGCCTTACTATATTTGGTTCCGACCGAGGAGCAATAATGCACGGCCACGATCGAGCGGATCGACGCGAATTTCTCAAAGCGGCGGGCGCGGCAGCCGTAGCGGTCAGCGCCGCGCAACTGGCACTGCCTGCCGTCGCGGCCGATACTTCTTCCAAGCCGATGAAGAAGGCCGTGAAGTACGGCATGATCCAGGAAGGGAACACGGTCAAGGAGAAGTTTCAGCTACTCAAAGACCTGGGCTACGACGGCGTCGAAATGGATAGCCCCAGCAAGCTCGACCGTGACGAGGTGCTGCGAGCGCGCGATGAAGTGGGGCTGCCGATCCACGGTGTCGTCGATTCGGTCCATTGGCGCGACACGCTGTCGCATCCCGATCCGGCCGTGCGGGTGCGAGGGCTCGAAGGGCTGCAGACGGCGCTGCGCGATTCGAAATATTACGGCGGCACGACGGCGCTCTTGGTGCCGGCGGTCGTTAATAAGGAAGTTTCTTACGCAGACGCCTACACGCGTTCGCAGGCCGAGATTCGCAAGGCGCTTCCGCTGGCCAACGAATTGGGCATCAAGATCGGTCTGGAAAACGTTTGGAACAATTTCCTGCTAAGCCCGTTGGAAGAGGCGCGCTACATCGACGAACTCGATTCGCCGATGGTGGGGGCGTACTTCGACGTCGGCAACGTGCTGCGCTACGGCTGGCCCGAGCATTGGATCACGACGCTCGGCAAACGCATTCTGAAACTCGATATCAAGGAGTTCAGCCGCAAGAAGCAGAACGACGAAGGGCTGGGCAAGGGATTTGACGTCGAGTTGCTGGAAGGAGATTGCGACTGGCCGGCAGTGATGGCGGCTTTGCGCAGCATCGGATACACGGGCTGGGCCACGGCCGAGATTCCGGGCGGCGGTCGCGAACGCTTGCAAGCCATCGCCGGGCGGATGGATAGGGTTTTCGCGAGTTAAATACCGCTATCGGATGCGGAGGAACCGAAAGGTTGGGGTCGTGCCGGATCGGTATTCTCCGCTAAATTCTCGTGCCGTCGGTGAAACCATCGGGCCACGGGCCGGGTAACTCCGGCGAGGGTTCGCCCGGTCGGGGCGAACTGCTCGGCAGTGTACTGAGCCAACCGCTTGGCCGCGTGTCGAGCGAACCGTTTTGTCACGGAACATCCCAAGAGGTCTGTGCGCGATGGTCAGGATTTTCTCATTAATGCTGGCCGGTCTGCTGGCGGCTGGCACTCTGTTGGCCGGCAGTTCGATGGCCGTGGGCAAGGATGTCGAGGCCGCGAAAGACCTGATCGGCCGTAAGGCGCCTGAGTTTTCGCTGCACGACCAGTACGGTAAGCCGCATACGCTGGTGGATTTCGCAGACCGGAAGGTCGTTGTGTTGGCATTTCTGGGGAACGAATGCCCACTGGCAAAGCTGTACGCTGGCCGGCTCGAGCAGATCGCGAAGGACTACGGCCTGCGCGGTGTAACGGTGCTGGGCGTGAACGCCAATCGGCAGGACGCGCTCACCGAAATCGCCACGTTCGCCCAGCAGCATAAGCTGACGTTTCCGATGTTAAAGGACGCAGGGAACACGGTGGCCGATGCGCTTGGCGCGTCGCGCACACCGCAAGTGTTCGTACTGGACGAGTCGCGCGTGGTGCGCTATGTCGGGCGGATTGATGATCAGTACGGCATCGGCTTCTTGCGTCCGCAGGCCACGCGGCATGATCTGACCATAGCGCTCGACGAATTGCTGGCCGGAAAAGAAGTCAGCCAGCCGACGACCGAGGCGCCGGGCTGCTTGATCGGCCGCGTTGCCAAGGTCGAGCCGCAAGGGACAATCACATACGCGAAGCAGATTTCACGTCTGCTCAACGAGCGGTGTGCGAATTGCCATCATGCCGGCGACATCGCGCCGTTCCCGATGACCAGCTACGAGGAAGTCGTCGGCTGGGCCGCCACGATCCGCGAAGTGGTCGAAGAGGGGCGGATGCCGCCGTGGTTCGCTGATCCGGCTCATGGCAAGTTCGCCAATGATGCACGGTTGAGCCCCAACGAAAAGCAATTGATTTACGATTGGGTCGATAATGGTTGCCCCGAGGGGGATGCCAAGGACTTGCCGAAGCCGCTGAAATTCGCCGAAGGATGGCAGATCCCCGAGCCGGATCGGGTGGTCTTCTTGCAAGAGAAGCCGGTGAAGGTCGCCGCGCAAGGAACGCTGCCGTATCGGTATTTCCTGGCCGACCCGTTCTTCAAAGAAGACAAATGGGTGAAGGCGATCGAAGCCCGGCCGGGCAACCGCGCGGTCGTGCATCACATCATCGTCGGCTTCATCCGGCCGAAGCAGCAGCCGCGACTGGGGCTCGGCGGCGGGACGCTGGTAGGCTACGCGCCCGGCATGCCGCCGGCCAAATATCCTGACGGCGCAGCGCTCTTTGTACCGGCCGGTTCGAAGGTGGTCTTCCAGGTGCATTACACCCCCAACGGCAGCGAGCAATTCGACCGCAGTTGCGTGGGCATGGTCTTCGCCGATCCCAAGGACGTCCGCGAACGCGTTGACGGCGACGAAGCGGCGAATACGCATTTCCGCATTCCCGCAGGCGCGGACAACCATCCCGTAAATTCGCGTCATGAGTTCAAGGACGATGTGCGGCTGGTCTCGATGACGCCCCACATGCACATGCGCGGCAAGGCATTCCGCTACGAGGCCGAGTATCCGGACGGCCGGAAGGAAATCCTGCTGGATGTGCCGAAGTACGATTTCAACTGGCAGATGCGATACGATCTGGCCGAGCCCAAGCTGCTGCCGCGTGGCACCCGACTGCTATGCACGGCGCATTTCGACAACTCGGAACAAAACCTCAGCAATCCCGATCCGAATCGCGACGTCCGCTGGGGAGACCAAACCTGGGACGAAATGATGATCGGGTATTTCACGACCCTGCCAGGTCAGTCGCCGGCGCCGGTCGCGACGCAGCCGATGGCAGGCGAGTAACGCGGCGTCAAACGCGATTCTAAAAAAGACAGGAACCACGAATAGAACGAATAACACAATGACAGAGAGGCGAGTCGGCGGACAGTCTTTCTTCACCATTTTCGTGTCATTCGTGGTTGAAAAAGACTACTGATCCCGTTGGCGGCGCGACCGACCACGTGCCGCTGACCTCTGGTTTTGAGTACCGGCCGGTGATGTGTCGGCCACCTTTCTGAGCCATTCCTGGCGATTCGTGCGCGGGTTTGATTCCCTTCCGGCGGCGGCCCCGGTACCCGGTGCTGCTCACGGCCCGGGCTGCTGCTCTCGTGCAAAATCGGCAAACGGGGTAAAATCTGCCGAGGCGCGAGGGATGCAATTACAGCCGGCGAGGGCCCTGCTTTGCGGGGCCATTGGGAGGTTTCAGGGACGTTGGATACGAATCTGATTGTCGAGATGCTGCCGCAGCCGGATGACTACACATGCGGCCCGACCTGCCTACACTCTGTTTACCGCTACCACGGCGACCAGATCGACCTGGAGCAAGTGATCTCGGAGGTGGGGCGCGTCGAAGGGGGCGGTACGCTCGACGTCTTTCTGGCCTGCCACGCATTGCGCCGCGGCTACACGGCCACGATCTACACCTATAACTTGGCGCTGTTCGATCCCACTTGGTTCCGTCCGGCCCGGCCCGACCTGGCGGACCTGCTCTTGCAGCAGATGGAATACAAGGCGTCGCCGAAACTGAAAGTGGCCACGCGGGCCTACCTGGAATTTCTCGAACGCGGCGGGCAACTGCGTTTCGAGGATCTAACCGGCAGCCTGATTCGCAAATACCTCAGTCGTTCGATTCCGGTGCTGACGGGGCTAAGCGCCACTTACCTACACCGCGCGGCGCGCGAACACGGTCCCAACTGCGAGCCGGACACCGTGCGCGGCGAGCCGACCGGGCATTTTGTCGTTCTCTGCGGCTACAACCGGGACACCCGCGAGGTGCTGGTCGCTGATCCGCTGGCGCCGAATCCCGTGGCTGGTGACAACCGCTACGTCGTCAGCATCGAACGCGTGATCTGTGCCATTCTGTTGGGCATCCTCACCTACGATGCGAACCTCTTGATTATTGAACCGCGCAAGCAGCGCAAACAAGGAAGTCATGGCGGTATTGATCATCGTTAATAACGTCAACGAGTGGCCGTTTCAGATACCGGGGGTGGCGGTCGTCGACGCGAAGAGTTATCTCACTAAGCCCGAATACGGCGAAGTGCGCGGTGCGAAGGTGTTTAACCTGTGCCGTTCGTATCGCTATCAAAGTCTGGGCTACTATGTGACGCTGTTGGCCACGGCCCGCGGGCACAAGCCACTGCCCAACATCATGACCATCCAGGATATGAAGTCGCAGACGGTGGTGCGCTTCGTATCGGACGACCTGGACGATTTGATCCAGAACAGCCTGGCGCCGATCGAGTCGGACAAGTTCACGCTGAGCATTTACTTCGGGCGAAATTTGGCCCGGCGCTACGACCGGTTGAGCCTGCACTTATTCAATCTGTTTCAGGCGCCGCTTCTGCGAGCGCAATTCACCAAGAACGGCAAGTGGCAGTTGCGGCAGATCGGCCCGGTGCCAGTCGACGGCATTCCGCAGCAGCATCGTTCGTTCGTGCTGGACGTGGCGACCGAGCATTTCGCCGGCCGGCGAGCGCCACTTCGAAAGCGGAATCCGGCGAAGTACGACCTGGCTTTGCTCGTGAATCCCGACGAGCCATTGCCACCGTCAGATGAAAAGGCGCTCGATCGATTCGTCCGCGCCGCCGAGGCCGTGGGCTTACAGACTGACTTGATAGGCCGCGACGATTATGGCCGGCTGGCGGAGTTCGACGCGCTGTTCATTCGCGAGACCACGGCCGTGGCGCATCACACCTTCCGCTTTGCCCGGCGGGCGGCGATGGAAGGGCTGGTTGTCGTCGACGATCCGGAGTCGATTCTGCGTTGCTCGAACAAGGTCTATTTGGCGGAATTGCTAACCCGGCACAAAATCGCGATTCCCCGCAGCGCGATCGTCAACAAGGACAACGTCGACACGATCGGCCAAGAACTGGGCTTTCCCTGCGTGTTGAAGCAGCCGGACGCGGCCTTTTCTTTGGGCGTGGTCAAGGTCGAGAGCCAGGCCGCGCTCGACGAATGTGCCGAACGATTCCTGGAGAAGTCGGACCTGCTGATCGCCCAGGAGTTTCTCCCCACGACCTACGACTGGCGCGTCGGCATTTTCGATCGACAGCCGCTGTACGCCTGCAAATACCACATGGTGCAGGACCATTGGCAGATCGTGAAGAACGAATCGTCGGGCAAGCGCCGCTATGGCCGGACCGAAACATTTCCAGTGCAGCAGGCCCCTCGGCAAGTGATCAGTACGGCGTTGCGGGCGGCGAACTTGATCGGCGATGGGCTATACGGCGTCGACATCAAGCAGAGCGGTCGCCACTGTTACGTGATCGAGATCAACGATAATCCCAATATCGACGCCGGCGTGGAAGACGGCTTTTTAAAGAACGAGTTGTACAGCCGCATCATGGACGTATTTCTGGAACGCATTGAAGCCACGAAGGCTGGCAAGAGGATCACGTGAGCACCGCCTTGCGATTGCGATTGTTCGAAGCATTTGGCGTCGAGCTGGAATATATGATCGTCGACGCACGGTCGCTCGACGTGCGTGCGATCGCCGACGAGTTGCTGCGCGACGCGACCGGCGGCGAGGAATATGTCGGCGAAGTCGAGTCCGGGGACGTCTCCTGGTCGAATGAACTGGTCGCCCACGTGGTGGAATTGAAAACGACCGATCCGGCCACTTCGCTGGTGCCTCTCGCCGGCTCATTTCAATCACAGGTGCGTCGAATTAATGAGCTGCTGGCACGGCATGGCGCCAAGCTGATGCCCGGCGGCATGCACCCGTGGATGGATCCGCTGCGCGAGACAAAGCTATGGCCGCACGATTGCAACGAGATCTACGAGGCCTTCAACAAGATTTTCGATTGCCAGGGGCATGGCTGGTCGAACCTGCAAAGCGTGCATCTGAATCTGCCGTTTGGGAATGACGAAGAGTTTGGCCGGCTGCATGCCGCGATCCGGCTGGTGCTGCCGATCCTGCCCGCCCTGGCGGCAAGCAGTCCGATCGTCGAAGGGCGTGGCTCCGGCACGCTCGATACGCGGCTCGAGGTCTACCGCACGAACAGCCGGCGGATTCCGGCGATCACGGGACATGTCGTGCCCGAGCCGGTGTTCAGCGAAGCAGACTATCGGCAAGTCATTCTGAATACGCTGTACGCCGAAATCGCGCCGCACGATCCCGAGGGGGTGCTGCAAGAAGAATGGCTCAACGCGCGCGGAGCAATCGCGCGCTTCGAGCGCAACACGATCGAAATCCGGGTGCTCGATATCCAGGAATGTCCGGCCGCCGATCTGGCCATCTGCGGTCTGACCGTGGCGGCGCTGCGGGCATTGGTCGACGGGCGGTTCACGACGCTCGCCCAGCAGCAGGCGTGGCCGGCCGAGCGGTTGGCCGAGATCCTGCTCTCGGCAATTCGCGATGGCGAGCAGGCCATGGTCCGTGACACGGAATACTTGCGTCTGTTCGGATTGGACGCCTCGTCGGCCACGCTGGCCGATCTGTGGCGCCACATCAACGATCGCGTCGCCGATCGGCCGGGTCGAACACCCGAAACGGACGAGGCCCTACAGGTGATTTTGCAACAGGGACCGCTCGCGCGGCGGCTGTTGCGGGCCTTGGGAGGCGAATCGCCAGACCGGGCAGCGCTAACGCAGGTATACGGCCGGCTGTGCGATTGCCTGTCGCGCGGCGAGATGTTTTTGTAGGGTGTACTGTCTGCACCATCTTCGTTTTTACACCACAGCACCGTTCGGCGGGTGACGCGGTACGTGCAACCCATGGTGCCCACAGGGCACCCTACGAATATGGGCGGAGCCTGTGGCACACATCCATCTCTGACCTAGGCCATGTGGTCGCTCGTCAGTATAATTCCTCGGTGCGCGACGTGTCGTTTGGTGCGATAAGGGGCTGACCGTCACCGCTCGTTTTTGGCTCCCGCCGCTTTCCCGTTGGATCCGTTCGCCTGGCAAGAGGCCCGCGGAGCCTGATTCCCTCTTCGCCAGTTTCGTCCCGGGTCAGACTATGTGCCGATTGTACGGTCACATCGCCGCGCGTCCGCTGCCGCTCTCCGGCATGTTGCTTGACGAGCCGCATGCGCTCCGCGCACAGAGTTGCGGCGATTGGCGCGGGGAGAAGCATCGCGACGGTTGGGGGATCGGCTATTTCGAGCAGCACGAGCCGCGGGTGATTCGCCGTCCAACCGCGGCGCCCGAGGACAACGAATTCGTGACCGCCGCGCGGCAGATCGTGTCGCCGGTTGCAGTGGCGCACGTACGCCAGGCTTCGGTGGGTGACCTGTGTGTCGCTAACGCGCATCCGTTCACGTTCGGAAGTTGGGTGTTCGTCCATAACGGAACCGTGACCGGTTTCGACCAGTTGCGGCAGGGGCTAATCGACGAAACCGACGGCGATCTGCGGCGCCAGGTGGGCGGAACGACCGACAGCGAGCAAGTTTTTTTCTGGCTGTTGAGCCGGCTGCGGCGCGCCGGCCAGTCGGCCGAGGGGCCGTGCGGGGACCTGGCGGTCGTCGCGGGCGAGATGGCCGCGGCGATTCGGATTCTGGCCCGCCGCAGCGAGGAAACCCAACCGGACGAGCCGACGCGACTGAACTTTTTGCTGACCGATGGTGTGGTGCTGATCGCCTCGCGCTGGAGGCATAGTCTGTACTGGACGAATCGCGCGGGGCCGTTGATCGCTGGGCCGAATGGTGCCGATGGCGGGACGTTTCGTGGTGTGGCCGTGGCTTCGGAAACAATCGGCCAGGCACCGTGGTCCGAGGTGCCCGACGGTCAGATCCTGGCGGTCGATGCGGATATGGTCGTTCACTGGCGGACAATCTGACAATCGATCGCAGGCGCGGAAATTCGGATATTTGGCGCAGGCGGGAACGGCCTTTAGTCGCAGTTCGTAAGATAGACTGAATGCGGAACGCAGCACCTTTAGCCAGGGGGAGTGCTCCGCCGAACGAAATTGTTGCTCGACCAGAAATTGGGTGAGTGCGAAACCGAGATCCGAGACTATTTCTTCCTAATCGCCGACCGCCGAATCGCATTTTAAAGGCCGTGTTATGCGTCATCCCCTATTAGCGCCGGATCTGCGCGAGCTAGTGCTCGAGCGTGAGGAGAAGGCGCTGCGGGATTTCTTCGTGCCGCACCATCCCGCGGCCACGGCCGAATTGCTCGACGACCTGGCGCCGGAGGAATCGTTGTACGTGTTGGCGCTCCTCGGGGGACGGGTGCGAGCCGAGGTGTTTTCGTATCTCGAGCCGGAACTGCAGGACGGTATCGCGCAGTTGATGGATCGCAGCGTGCTGGCGGCACTCGTGAGCGCGATGTCGCACGACGAACGGGCCGACCTGATTACGCGGCTTCCCGAGGAACGGACGCAGCAGATTCTGCCATTGTTGGCCCAGGCCGAGCGCGAGGATATCCGGCGGCTGACGGCGTACAAGGAAGACACCGCCGGCGCGGTGATGACCAGCGACTATGCCACGGTGCCGGCCGAATTGACGGCGGCCGCGGCGATCGACCGCCTGCGGCACGAGGCCCCGGACCGCGAGACGATCTACTATTGTTACGTGCTGGATGATCATCGCCGTCTGGTCGGATTCGTGTCGCTGAAGAATCTGATTCTGGCGCCGCCGCAGCGGCGCGTGGTCGATCTCATGCAGCGTGAGGTCATCTCGTCGGTCGTGGACGAGGACCAGGAAATCGCCGCCGGCAAGTTGATGGAATACGACTTGCTCGCGCTACCGATCGTGGACCATGAGAATCGTCTGGTCGGCATCATCACGCACGACGACGTGGCGGACGTGATCGTTGAAGAAGCCAGCGAGGACGTCTATCGCTTAGGCGCCGTTGGTCCGCTGGACGATAGTTATCTGCGCACGCCACTGGTGACGATGTGGGGGAAACGCAGCTTCTGGCTGGCGATCCTGTTTTGCGCCGAATTCATGACGATGATGGTGCTATTGCGGTACAAGGAAACGTTCGACGCGGTGCCAGGGCTGGTGCTGTTCATCCCGCTGATTATTTCGGCGGGCGGGAATTGCGGATCGCAATCGGCCACGATCATCACCCGGGCCCTAGCCTTGGGCGAAGTGCGCCCCTCGGATTGGTTTCATATTGTGTGGCATGAAATCATGATGGGGGCATCGCTGGGGCTGACTCTGGGGGCGTTGGGATTGGTGGGCGCCATCGGATTCTTGCGCACGCTGGGGGGCCACGACGAAACTGTAGGAAACGTGACCGTGGCACACATGGCCATGGTCGTGGCGATGGGGGTCGCGACCGTCGTTGTCTGCGGCAACCTGGTGGGGGCGACGTTACCGCTTTTACTCAAGCGTCTGGGGCTCGATCCGGCGCTGATGTCGAATCCCGTGGTCGCCAGCCTGGTGGACGTGACAGGCATTCTGGTCTACTTCGCCATCGCCGAAGCGTTCCTGATGTAGAACGCAGTTTGCCGCGCGACAGGCGCTAACGGCTGTCATGCGCTAGCGGTTTACGCCAGCAACTCGCGCACGACGCGGCCATGTACATCGGTCAGGCGATAGTCGCGACCGCTGTGGCGGTAGGTCAGACGCTCGTGGTCCAGGCCCATCAAGTGCAGGATCGTGGCGTGGAAATCGTGTACATGAACTGGATCCTCCGCGACGCGGACGCCGTATTCGTCGGTGGCGCCGTGTACGATGCCCGGCTTAACGCCGGCTCCAGCCAGCCACGAGCTGAACGCCCAGTTATGGTGCTCGCGCCCCTTGGCGTCGGCCAGATTATTGAACGGGGTACGACCGAACTCCGTGGTCCACACGATTAACGTCTCGTCGAGCAAGCCGCGTTGTTTCAAATCGCGTAGCAAGCCCGCGATCGGGCGATCGACGTTCAAGGCCAGCCGCTCATGATCCATCATGTCGCCGTGCGAGTCCCAATTGTTGCTGGAGCCAGTGTCGATCAACTCGACGAAGCGGACGCCGCGCTCGATCAATCGCCGCGCCACCAGACACTGCCAGGCAAACCCTTTGGTGCTGCCCGGTTCGAGGCCGTACAGTTCGTGCGTCGTCGCGGTTTCCTGCGACAGATCAAAGCCCTCGGGCACTGCCATTTGCATGCCGAAGGCAGTCTCGAACGATTTCATCCGCGCGGCCAACAGCGCGTCGTCGCTGCGCGCAGCCAGGTGACGGCGATTCATTTTTGTAAGCGCCGCTAGTTCGATCTCCTGTCGGCCCATCGGCACGCGCGGCGCGATATTGGCGACTGGCTCCTTTCCTGGCACGACCAGCGTCCCTTGATGCGCGCCGGGCAAAAAGTCGCTGGCGTAGACTTGCGAGCCGGCATAAGTTTGCCGAGGCGCGATCACGACGAACGACGGCAGATTGCGGTTTTCGGTCCCCAGTCCATAACTGACCCACGAGCCGATGCTGGGACGCGCGAACGCAAACGACCCGGTATGCATGCCGAGCGTGGCGTTGTAATGATTCGAATGGTCGGTATGCATTGACCGAATGAGGGCAATGTCGTCCACGCACGCCGCGACATGTGGAAAGAGCGTGCTGACCTCGGTCCCCGACTGGCCATGTGGTCGAAACTCCCACTGCGGCCGCTTGAGATAGATATGCTCGTAGCCGGGGCGATTTTGAATCTCGGGATGGTCGAGTTTCACTTCGCGGCCGACATCGGCGTGCAATTTCGGCTTCGGATCGAAGGTGTCGATATGCGACACGCCGCCGGTCATGAACAGAAAAATGACGTTCTTTGCCTTGGCCGGGAAATGGGCCGGGCGCGGTGTCAGCGGATCGGGCGTCGAGGAACGCGTCGCATCCTCGGCCAATAGCTCGTGCAAGAGCCCCGGCATGAGCAGCGATCCCCCCACGAACGAGCGAAGCATCTGCCGGCGCGAACAGCCGCAGCGATCGTGCGTGGCGGAGTTGTCGTCGGCGTGGTTCATCGTGCGGCCTCAATCGACGTGCAAAAACTCATTGCTGGAAAACAATACGCGAGCGAGCGCCGCCCAGGCTGTCGCGTCGCGATCCGCGGCTCTGTTAGGCTGATCGGCATCGCTAACCGCCGGCGCATCGCGATACGTGGACAGGAAGGCGATCGCGTCGACTTGTTCGTCGGCTGCCGGCGAACGGCCGAATAGCTGCCGATACGCGAACTCGACACGCGCTGTCTCATCTGCTGTCGTGGCGACCGTGAGCGCGGCGAACTTCGCGGCACATTCGTGCAGCAGCGGGTCGTTCAAAAAGAACAGAGCTTGTGTCGGCACCGTCGTTATGTCACGTGTCGGCGTGCTGGCGTTTGGATCGGCGCCGTCGAATAGGGCGAAAAATCGCGTGCGGCGGTTTCGCTTTTGCATCACGTACACGCTGCGCTTCTGAGTGTCGTATTCGTCGGCGAAGGGGCCATGCTGCGTGAACGACCAGTTTGATTCAGGAGGAAACGGATGCGTCTCGCCCGGCGTGCGATCGAGTGTACCACTGGCTGCCAGAAGCGTGTCGCGTAACTCCTCGGCCGTCAGGCGGCGCCGCGCGAATCCGGCGTATGAATTGTCAGTGACGCCGGTCGCCGCTTGCTGATAGGTGGCGCTGGTGGTGATTAAACGATCGATCGCGCGCAGACTCCAACCGTTTTTGACCAACTGACTGGCCAGGTAATCGAGCAAATCAGGATGCGTCGGAGGAGCGCCGCGCGAACCGAAATCGTTGGGGGTTGTTACCAGGCCGCGGCCGAAGTGCCACTGCCACAATCGGTTCACGATGACACGCGCTGTCAGCGGATTGGCCGGATCAACGAGCCAGCCGGCCAACTCGCGCCGTCCGCTGCCGGTCGAGGCCGTGACTTGTTGCCCGCCCAGAAAATCGGGGAACTTGCGCGGCACCTCGTCTCCCAGATCCAGTGGTTCGCCGCGCCGTTGCAGGCGCGCGTTCTTGGGCTCTCCTTCGCTCACGGCGAAAGCGCGCGGTACCTGCCGATCGCGATCGGCGAGTGCGTCGCGGTTGCGCTTGGCGTCGTTTAGTTGTCGTGCCGTCGCGGCCAATTCGAGAAACGCGTTTGTGAGCGTCGGGTCAGCGTAGTGCGTTACTTGCCAGCCGACGCCGTCTGTTCCGCCGGGGTGCGCGTCCGTCACGCGACCGTTAATCGAAACGCGACCGTCGATCGGTGAAAGCCAGGCGAGCGCCACCGCTCCTCGCGGGCCCGGATGCATGAAAAACTGTCGCGGCGGCAGGCTGGTCCACACCTTCACCCGTTTACGCGACGTGTTGGCGAACACCGACGGTGTTTCGCCGCTGCGCCAACCGCGCAGCTCGGTGCGCCCTTCAATCGATTCCAGGCTTTCACCCAGAAAAGTCGGCGCGGCGGAAACGTCGAGAAATCCCCACGTGCCCACTTCGCCATGCGAGCCGGCGTGCGGGTTCGCCGCTGCCAGATCATCGATCAAGTCGGCGGCATTCCAGCGCTGTGCCGCGTCGCCGAGTTCCGCGATTTCGAATTCAACCTGCGTGCTGTCCGCGCCATGATTGCCGCGCGGGGTGATGGCCAGTTGAATCACTTCGCCGCGACGCACGGCGACGTTCTCCATGGGCGTTTGCGCGCCCTGCGTGAGATCGCCTGACTGTCCGTCGTCGATCTCGCGTGCTGACAATAGCTTCGCGCTCGCTAATAACGAGGCCTGCAAACGTGCGCTCTGCGCGGACTGGGCGTCGGTCAGGCTTTTGACCTGTGCGTCGGCCTCTGGAATTTTCTCGGCCGCGGCTTGCACTTGGCGTTCATACGCAGCAGGGGACAGTAGCGGCACCAGATCGCGCGGCTGTTGCTGCGGTTCGCAGCCGGGAAAGGCAAACTTCGTGCTGGAGAAAATGCCGTACAGCCCGTAATAGTCGCGTGCCGTGAGCGGATCATACTTGTGGTCGTGGCAGCGGCAGCAACCGATCGACAGGCCGAGGAACGACTTGCCCAGCGTGTCGAGCGTGTCCTCCAGCGTCAGGTGCATGTCCTTTTCGATGTCATGACCGAAGCGCCGTGCGATCGCCAAGTAGCCGGTTGCAATCACACGATCGGCGTACAACTCGTCCGGTCCATCGAGTGCCAGAAGATCCCCCGCGATCTGCTCGCTGAGGAATTGGTCGTAGGGCAGGTCGCGCGTGAAAGCGCCGATGACCCAATTGCGATATCGCCAGGCGTGGGGCAGCGGATGGTCGGAATTTTCGCCCGCTGTGTCGGCGTAGCGCACCACG encodes:
- a CDS encoding glutamate-cysteine ligase family protein, whose amino-acid sequence is MSTALRLRLFEAFGVELEYMIVDARSLDVRAIADELLRDATGGEEYVGEVESGDVSWSNELVAHVVELKTTDPATSLVPLAGSFQSQVRRINELLARHGAKLMPGGMHPWMDPLRETKLWPHDCNEIYEAFNKIFDCQGHGWSNLQSVHLNLPFGNDEEFGRLHAAIRLVLPILPALAASSPIVEGRGSGTLDTRLEVYRTNSRRIPAITGHVVPEPVFSEADYRQVILNTLYAEIAPHDPEGVLQEEWLNARGAIARFERNTIEIRVLDIQECPAADLAICGLTVAALRALVDGRFTTLAQQQAWPAERLAEILLSAIRDGEQAMVRDTEYLRLFGLDASSATLADLWRHINDRVADRPGRTPETDEALQVILQQGPLARRLLRALGGESPDRAALTQVYGRLCDCLSRGEMFL
- a CDS encoding sugar phosphate isomerase/epimerase family protein; translated protein: MHGHDRADRREFLKAAGAAAVAVSAAQLALPAVAADTSSKPMKKAVKYGMIQEGNTVKEKFQLLKDLGYDGVEMDSPSKLDRDEVLRARDEVGLPIHGVVDSVHWRDTLSHPDPAVRVRGLEGLQTALRDSKYYGGTTALLVPAVVNKEVSYADAYTRSQAEIRKALPLANELGIKIGLENVWNNFLLSPLEEARYIDELDSPMVGAYFDVGNVLRYGWPEHWITTLGKRILKLDIKEFSRKKQNDEGLGKGFDVELLEGDCDWPAVMAALRSIGYTGWATAEIPGGGRERLQAIAGRMDRVFAS
- a CDS encoding class II glutamine amidotransferase gives rise to the protein MCRLYGHIAARPLPLSGMLLDEPHALRAQSCGDWRGEKHRDGWGIGYFEQHEPRVIRRPTAAPEDNEFVTAARQIVSPVAVAHVRQASVGDLCVANAHPFTFGSWVFVHNGTVTGFDQLRQGLIDETDGDLRRQVGGTTDSEQVFFWLLSRLRRAGQSAEGPCGDLAVVAGEMAAAIRILARRSEETQPDEPTRLNFLLTDGVVLIASRWRHSLYWTNRAGPLIAGPNGADGGTFRGVAVASETIGQAPWSEVPDGQILAVDADMVVHWRTI
- a CDS encoding RimK family protein is translated as MAVLIIVNNVNEWPFQIPGVAVVDAKSYLTKPEYGEVRGAKVFNLCRSYRYQSLGYYVTLLATARGHKPLPNIMTIQDMKSQTVVRFVSDDLDDLIQNSLAPIESDKFTLSIYFGRNLARRYDRLSLHLFNLFQAPLLRAQFTKNGKWQLRQIGPVPVDGIPQQHRSFVLDVATEHFAGRRAPLRKRNPAKYDLALLVNPDEPLPPSDEKALDRFVRAAEAVGLQTDLIGRDDYGRLAEFDALFIRETTAVAHHTFRFARRAAMEGLVVVDDPESILRCSNKVYLAELLTRHKIAIPRSAIVNKDNVDTIGQELGFPCVLKQPDAAFSLGVVKVESQAALDECAERFLEKSDLLIAQEFLPTTYDWRVGIFDRQPLYACKYHMVQDHWQIVKNESSGKRRYGRTETFPVQQAPRQVISTALRAANLIGDGLYGVDIKQSGRHCYVIEINDNPNIDAGVEDGFLKNELYSRIMDVFLERIEATKAGKRIT
- a CDS encoding redoxin domain-containing protein, translating into MLAGLLAAGTLLAGSSMAVGKDVEAAKDLIGRKAPEFSLHDQYGKPHTLVDFADRKVVVLAFLGNECPLAKLYAGRLEQIAKDYGLRGVTVLGVNANRQDALTEIATFAQQHKLTFPMLKDAGNTVADALGASRTPQVFVLDESRVVRYVGRIDDQYGIGFLRPQATRHDLTIALDELLAGKEVSQPTTEAPGCLIGRVAKVEPQGTITYAKQISRLLNERCANCHHAGDIAPFPMTSYEEVVGWAATIREVVEEGRMPPWFADPAHGKFANDARLSPNEKQLIYDWVDNGCPEGDAKDLPKPLKFAEGWQIPEPDRVVFLQEKPVKVAAQGTLPYRYFLADPFFKEDKWVKAIEARPGNRAVVHHIIVGFIRPKQQPRLGLGGGTLVGYAPGMPPAKYPDGAALFVPAGSKVVFQVHYTPNGSEQFDRSCVGMVFADPKDVRERVDGDEAANTHFRIPAGADNHPVNSRHEFKDDVRLVSMTPHMHMRGKAFRYEAEYPDGRKEILLDVPKYDFNWQMRYDLAEPKLLPRGTRLLCTAHFDNSEQNLSNPDPNRDVRWGDQTWDEMMIGYFTTLPGQSPAPVATQPMAGE